A region of the Vicinamibacterales bacterium genome:
GGATGCTCGCCGCCCGCCCCGAGGGGCCTCGCCGTGGATCTACCGGAACTCCTCGACGTAGGTCGCCAGCAGATCGCGCAGGCGATCGAAGCGGGGCTGATCCTCGAGGTTGTCGCGGACGTAGCGCAGGGTGCGCGGAATGTACTGGATGTAGACCGGATTGCGCCGCGCCGTCGTCTGGTAGCCGAACGTGCCCAGCGCTTTCAGGTTGCGCTGCAGCGCCATCAAGTCGAAGCGGCGCCGGAAGTCGAGATCCTCGCCGGGAATGCCCTTGAGCGCGAGGAAGTACGCGATCAGGTCGCTGACGGTCTGCTCGGGCAGGTCGACGTAGGAGTCGCGCAGCAGCGAGACGAGGTCGTAGGTGTCGGGCCCCATTCGCGCGTCCTGGAAGTCGATGATGTAGAGCTGCCCGTCCCGGAGCATCAGGTTGCGGCTGTGATAGTCGCGGTGACACAGCACGCGCGGTTCGGCGGCGAGCTCCTCGACCACCACCGCGAACTCTTCGCGCAGCGCGGCGCGCTCGCGATCGTCCAGGGTCACGCCGCGATAGGCTTCGAGGAAGTGTTTGGTGAAGAAGTCGAGCTCCCACGTGAGCTTCTCGACGTCGAACGAGATGCCGTAGGGCAGGTAGTCGGGCGAGGCGAGCTGCGCCCCGCGCCTCTGCAGCGTCGCGATCAACGCCACCGCCTGCCGGTACAGCGCGGCGTGCTCTTCCGGCGACGCCGCACCGAGATGCGCCTGCAGCGTGACGTCGCCGAGATCCTGCAGCGCGAGAACGCCGAGATCGCCGGCGTGACCGAGCACTTCCGGGATGGGAACCGGCATCTTCGCCATCAGCGTCGCGACG
Encoded here:
- a CDS encoding phosphotransferase codes for the protein MDKRQADDTRDRIQSYLDRSGLSEQSPRVVPLTPDASDRRYFRILLPGQASIVLSLYAGPFDVTSLSFVNVATLMAKMPVPIPEVLGHAGDLGVLALQDLGDVTLQAHLGAASPEEHAALYRQAVALIATLQRRGAQLASPDYLPYGISFDVEKLTWELDFFTKHFLEAYRGVTLDDRERAALREEFAVVVEELAAEPRVLCHRDYHSRNLMLRDGQLYIIDFQDARMGPDTYDLVSLLRDSYVDLPEQTVSDLIAYFLALKGIPGEDLDFRRRFDLMALQRNLKALGTFGYQTTARRNPVYIQYIPRTLRYVRDNLEDQPRFDRLRDLLATYVEEFR